The genomic window ACTATCGAAGTGACAACTAACATAGTTACTGGTACGAAAAATGATTTTTTATATTTTCCAAGTAATTTATAGAATAGATAAATATCTAACAAAATGATAACAGCAAGACCAGCCCTTGAAACAGATACCATAACAAAGACGTTCGAAAATATCAAAATTATAATATTTAATATCCAGTACATTGCCTTTTTATTTCGTGTTTCTGTGTTAGCATAATTGATTAATATAAGCATGGAAATTATTAAAATTGCGTAGTAAGCCAATTGATTTGGGTTGTTAAATGATAGGGCATTTCTCACTGTTCCACCCTTAGCTTCTATCAGCCATGGGGTTATACAGGACACTAACAAACTCCAATAAAGATAAAATACTCCTTTTGGATTTGAGAAAATCCGATTAAATACAATAGAAAAAAGAAATACTATATAAAATCCGAAAATAAGTTGTATCAAAGTGAGGAAGTATCCCCCTTTAGAAATAGTTTCCATTGAATAGTACGAATTAACGATAACTGCCCATGAAACAAAGGGTATAAATGGACCTATTAAATATATTCCAATTTGAATTTCACTAACATTAACTGCAATTAAAGTAGCTAGTGAAAGCAAAATAATTATCACATCAACGAATTGAAATCCACCTGAGGGCAATAAATAAATTGGAAGCATTGCAAACGTAAGAATTGTCAGAATAACCACGGGGGTATGTAGATTTTTTTGTGCAAAAATATTCATTTTAGAAACACATAAAAATAAAAGAGAAACAATAGTGTTTTTATAGAACTTAGACTTCTAAAAATGTTTACTCCACCACCAAGACCATACAAAAATCAGCCACAATACCCTACTATTATCAAATTTTTCAGTTAAATGTTCTTTATATATAATATCAATAGGCTTAATATTTAAACCGCCTTTATTATGAGCGGTAGTAATTATGTCCCAAAACATATCTTTATACTCGTTTCTAAACCATTCTCCTATGGGAATGTTAAAACCTTGTTTTCGTCGAATAAGAATTTTTTTGGGCAATAAATCACTGCATACCTCTAATAAAATTGCCTTTTTTTTACCATTTCTTAGTTTGAAATTCCCTGGCATCGAATTAACTAATTCTATAATCCTAAAATCTAAAAATGGGGAGCGAACTTCTAAACTATTTTGCATACTTGCAAAATCTATCTTGGGAAGCATGTCACCCTCGAGGAGAATCGACTGATCTGTGTGCAGGATCTTATTTAATATGTCGTCTTCTTGTACTTCTTGAAAAAGCTTTTCAATATCCGACCTGATAATATTTGTTGACACCTGTGTGATATTATTAATAACGTCATTCAAATTGGCACCGGTACTTAAACTCATCCATTTCAAGTGTCTAAATACCGGATTTGTCTCAATTCCTGATAAGAAGCGTTTTATCCTACGATTATACTGCGTAAACGGGTTACGATAAGATGCAGGTAGGATATTTGACAAGTTTTTCAGAAAGGGATGTGCTATTTTTACCCACCATTTCTTCATGTAATACTCGCCCAAATATTTGCTATATCCTGCAAAAACCTCGTCAGCTCCATCGCCAGAAAGCGCAACGGTAACATATTTTTTTACTTCTTTACACATAATATACGTTGGAATATAGGCTGCGTCAGCGAAAGGCTCGTCTAGGGAATCTAAGATATTCGGCAAAAAACTTTTTACTTTCTCAGGAGTAACCATGATTTCAGTATGATCTGTTTTGAATCTCCTTGATATAAGGCGAGCATATTTTGAGTCATCATTATAATTTACAAAATCATTGTATGCGACAGTAAAGGTTTTAACACTTCTCTTAGAAAACTGACTCATAAGCCCTACTACTATTGAAGAATCGATTCCACCACTCAAGAATGCCCCCACAGGAACATCCGATAACAAGCGAATTTTTACCGCATCTTCGAGTTCTCTTCTAAGCAATAGCTTACCAGTTTTCCAATCTTTAATTTTTTCAACCATTTGGTTCGGCTCATACCATTTTCTTAATTCACTTTTTCCATTTTTCCATTTTAAAAAATATCCACCGGGAAGTTTACAAATATTTTTCCAAATAGTACGAGGGGCATAATTATATCCGATTGTAAAATATACACTCACACTATCAAGATCTATGGTTTGATTTGAATATAATTTCTTAATAGCCTTAATTTCTGAAGAAAAAACAACACCTCCCTTTGTTTCTTCATAAAATAAGGGTTTCACTCCAAATCTGTCTCTTGCTAAAACTAATTCCTTTGTCTGGCAATCATACCATGCTATGGCAAACATCCCATTAAATTTATTCAAAGCCTTTTCACCCCAATGTATCAAGGCTGCCAAAACCACTTCAGTGTCTCCAGAAGATTTAAAATGAATACCCTTTTTTGATAGCTCTTCCCGTAGTTCTAAAAAATTGTATACTTCTCCATTGTAGACCAATATGTGTCCTTTGTTTTCAGATAACATCGGTTGATGAGCCATTTCTGATAAGTCTATTATCGATAAACGTGTATGCCCAAAAATAGCATCTTTATCTCTCCATATCCCACTATCATCAGGGCCTCTGTGTCTTATTGAATCTAATGCATTTAGAATATGATTATCTTCTATACTGTTGGCTATTGAACCGACTATTCCTAATATCCCGCACATAACAAAATTAATACACTTTCTTTTAAATGGTTATTTAGTTAACAATGAAAATATGACATTAGGAGAAGTAACATAATCAGTAACCAGCCTGTCGAATAGTTGGTTTTCAGACCATCGGCGGTTAAATCGATAACAAAACTCATCGAGATTGGCTTGTAAACGCTTTTTATCTAGTTAACCCTTCTCCATCCAGTCAATGGACGCCCAAGCAGCTTTTCTACGTAAGCTATGTCTGGCTCAAATTCTTCAATCAAATTCCTTCTTATGTCAGGCTCTAATTTTGGGAGAACTCCCGAGGTGCTTGTATAGATTCGCTTCAAGCCGAGATTTTTAAAAAAATTAACGGGACTGTGTAGACGTCTGCCCCGCAGAAAATTTGCCATACTATTGCAAAACCGAGACAATGATGGGAATACTGTATACGAAGCAATATTTACATGTTCCTCTGCCAAAACCGGCAAGGGTACATCATCAATTCCAATAAAATTGTATACCTGTTTCAATACTTGCCCGGGAAAAGCTGCAATATCGTCTTGCAAAATAATAAGAACATGTTCTTTCCCAAATATCTCCAACCATCTGCCCAAGTGCATGCGATAGCGGCTGGATTCGATAATCCTTGGCATATGCATAATGGCTTCATGAAACTCACATCTTAATTCACCGTATAATTTATAATGTAAATATAAAGAAAAGCTGCGAGATGCTGGATCTCGAAGAGTAATAATGATGCGGCAGTTTTGATTATGTCGATAAAGCCTTGCTGCTGCTTCTGGTACATCAAAATAAGTAGGACCTATCTCAGCGCAAAATTGACTATTCATACAATATCGAAAGTGTGTCCAATACCACGACCAACCTTTATCGAATCGTTCGTCAAAGAAAAAAGTTTCTTTTGTACCTTGTGGAAAGCAGAGTTGTGGATGTTCTCGCAAGCACCTATCAAGCCACGTTGTGCCTGTTTTTTGTGGCCCCACACCGACAACTTTTAGTTGCATAAAAACATCCTCATTATTTTGTAACACTTTAGTTTTTTGAAAAATTACCATAATAACGATGTTGCCGCACGGTGTAGGGGCGAAGCATTTGCCATAAATTGGCATACATGGATTCACACCCCAAGCAGGCAAATGCTTCGCCCCTACCTTTTCAAAAAACTAAAGTGTTACATTATTTTTAACTAAACAACCTTATAAGCGTTGCGTTTACACTTCCTTCTATACACCACAATTACGCGACGAAGATATTTCAACAAAGAAAACGCGCATAAGACTATCGTTAGAACCCAACTTATGCGTCTTTCAGCCTGTAACCGCCAATAGGTATCCAAATTTCCCTTTTCCATCTTCCACAAATCAGCAGTTTGCCCCCTTTCACCATATCGAGCCTTGTAAAGAAATACAAGGGGAAGTTCCAAACGCCAGGTTTCATTTCCATCCAATACAATTTGGAGTTTAAAGAGATAGTCCTCTGAATGTCGCTTCATTGGTTCGAAACGGTAAGGCAAATTACGTCGCATTATAATGGAAGGTGTCGAAAAACCATCGCGACCGCTAAATAGCAAAAAACGATAAGGGATTACCGGTGTTGCACGCCAAGTGTCTGGCAATGTAAGATCAGGCATCCCGGAGAGCACCACAGTACAATTGTGTACCGTCATGGCCACATGAGGGTGTGCCAGCATCCAGCCAAACTGAATTTCTAATTTGCGTGGGTGCCAGGCATCATCTGCATCCAAAAAGGCAATAAAAGGTTGAGTGGCAACCTCCCAACCTGTATTACGGGCCACCGATGGCCCACCGTTATGTTCTAACTTAACCACACGAATCCAATTTTTATCATAACGATTCTGTAATTTCATTATAACATTCAGCGTGTCATCGTCACTCGCATCATCTACAAGCATAACTTCTTTGGGCAGATGTGTCTGTGCTGCGACCGAATCCACTGATCTCTGAATGGTTTGGGCACAGCGAAAGCAAGGGATCACAACACTGATCGGTGCGGTGGGCTTATTCATACTAAGACTATTAGGATTCATAGTTCAACCGAAATTCTATGTTCAACCCAAAACCCAAGATAGGGTTTTAAAACGAGAGGTTAGCAAGTAATTAGTAACGTTGTCAAGTGGAGACCTGAGAAAAGTCCTCCAATGTATAGTTGTCACGCATCAAAGCCGTTGTAGTAATAGGCAAGCCGAATTTTGGTAACGTTCAGCGCCCCGGCAACACTCCATTTGCTCACATTCACCCGCAGGTTAACCGTACGCATGACGCGCTCTACTTTACTTGTCGTTCTGCCATTGAGCCTCTTTTCTATCGCCGTAAACATATCAGGCCTGGCATTCTCAAGATAGGATGCGGTATGAGTATATCCCTTCGACAAACAATGCTGAATCACCGCATCCAATCGTTTCCTCTTGGACTCTATCATTTTCTCGATGGTCTTCTGACAATCAACCAATGGCCGTATCGCACAGACCTCCATAAGCTCCGACATCACCTCCAGCCATTCTTTCCCCTTGCTCTTGACCCCATCTTGCCACAATACATACTTTGCCTGATACGGAATATGCCACAAACATCTCTGTACAAGCACCTTGATCTTACCTTTCAAACTATCCAAAATAGAGGTGTCTCCATCGGTTATCAAAAGAAACTGGGAAAACTTCCTGAACACCTTAACACTCTTACCAAACAGCGTATCCCAACTACCGTTGTAATCCCCTATGTCAAGCCCTGCCACTCTCACCCCTCCACCTCTTATATTGCACAAAGACCTTGAGCTCCTTGCCTCGTTTTGCTATCCCCTTAATCCCTACCCCTGTCCCGTCTGCTTCTCCCAGGGGAAGTCCCTTCTCGTCGAGTTGAAAATCTATCTCTGCTGCCGTCTTTTGTACCGATTTCCATATCGTCATCTTGTCTACTGTCCAGCCAAACATCGACACGATCTTCTTCGCTACCCGGTAGGTCGTTAACGATCCTACCAGCCCAAGCTTCCGATACGTCTCCGGTGGTATTCGCTTCATCCGCTCCATCCCCAGAAGCTTTCGCGTTATATACATCTTATGACCGCACCTCTTGCACTGCACCTGCAACTGCTCTAATCTCAACCACTGAAAGACCGTCAGTATCTTCGTCTCTTTTCCATGCCTCGTCTTCCAGATAAACTCCTTGTCATTCCCACATTCGTCGCAGCAAAATGGCTTCCGTGATTGCGCCATCGCACTCTCACCAAAACCAACCACGATCTTCTGAATAAAATCCCTTAATATCTCCGGCAGTATCTTGCAAAATGCCTTGAGAATCGACTCCAGGCTGCCGTCCTTTAATTCAACCCGAATTTGACAACCAAATTCTATTGTGATACCATCTGTGCATGGGGTTGCTCCCATATAGCCCTCCTTTTCTTTATGGTTTAGTTTCTTGTATCAAAACTATTTTTTACCATATTTGGAGGGCTTTTTCTTTAACCAAGTCTCTCTTTTTCTACTCTACCAAGTAATTTGTACCGAATTTCAGCAATATGCAGGATAAAAAATAACCGTTACATGAATTTCTCCGTGATTTTCGCTATTTTCACAAATTACGGACGCAGTATCTCCGTAATGAGTAGTTTTTCTTTCATACTATGGAGCAGGTATCGATTATAAGAATCCCCGAACAAACCGAAATAATCTGTCTTCAGACTGCTGAAATACTTCTATAAACCGGTGCAACGAAGGGAGACTCACCCGGAAACCTCTGCCGTATCTGAAGACCTTACAGGGAATCTTAATCAGGAATTTTTGATGGTCTTCAAGCTCCTTGTTTTCCACACATCTTCCAGAATCTGCAGATGAAACACTGAACGATGTTGTAGGTAATGCATTTCATGATCATAAATGCGTTGTTTGCAGACTCCCGTGAGTGCGCTTTGTCAATATAGAACTCATAGCTTCGCTCTTTGATAAAATTCTCTACCTGACAGCCTGAATTGTAGGCACGAAAGATTTCCTCTTTGGTCTCATTGTCATCGGCATGGGTAACAATCGACTCGTACTCATACGAAGGCGGTAGCTCAAAGAGTGATTTCTAGTGTTTGCCTTTGTTCTGACAGGGACGAGTTTCCTTATGACGACAAATCTCCGTTCCTTACCCCCGGCATCAGGGCGATAGTACGCCACGGCCAGATCAAAGGGTGTACCCTCAATATGGGTAAACGGTTCTTCTGGAATACGAGCAAAGCAACTTTGCATCTTTGGATTTACCATGACCTTGAGGTAATACGCAATAGTCTGCTGTTGCCTCAAGGAATAACCAAGGGTCTTCAGAGAAGAACCCCGTACCCGGCTGAGCCAGCAGTCTTTGGGAAGCAGGGCTATGGTTTTCCCGATGAAGGTGCGAAGTCTGTCTTTGTGATGACTCTCCCGTCGTAGAGCTGGAAATTGATTAACCAGCCCGTATTGTACAGGAATGCCACTTTGGGCTGAAAACTCGGGATGTCATGTTTTTGGGATTATATCCAACCTCTGTGTTCTCCTGATGCCCATAAACGGTGTTATACTCTAAGGGTTCATAAACAATGATTTCTGGCGTTTTACATAACTTTTGTTCACATGAATGGTTAAAGTGTTTCAAAAATCACATTTTGTGAACTCTCCGAGTATATGTTGACCTCGAGTCGTTGAGTAATCAAAGGCTCTATAAGGCAAGGATGGCACATTACAATTCCCATCTTTCTTTGAATACCAGACTTGTTTAAAGGCAGATGGAGGATTCCGAAAAGTTTCTTTCCTTCATGGTGGAAGAAAAAGGCCTTTTCATGTAAATTATCTTCTTGATCAACCCGATTTGAAAACTGGTCTAGTTTTAATAATTTGTTCATCCCATAATTTCAAATTAATTCATTATCAAATATCTTGAAACAATCCATTTTAAAATTTTTGCAATAACGGTTTCCTGTACCAGGACATCTACAACAAGACCATGCGCCTTTTCCCCTTGTATCTCATAAAATTCAACATTCTTGCGTTTCTCAGGGTCTATTTTTTGCAGAAATAACTTCATATTTTCATAGAATTCGTCCCTGGTGCCATAAATCATTAAAGACGGTATCCCTTTTTTCACAAGGGTGGAAAGTTGATTTGAAAAGCTTTCACTGATAAGTAAATTGGTGTTAATCCCCGCCCATTTATTATGAATCCTCTTGATGAAAAAAATAAAATTCCTTTTTATTCTTTCGGTATTCAAAAAAGTTCCCCACCTTTGCCATTTCAGTTTATTAATGTAATGTGTAATATCCTTTCTGCCCGCTTGATGAGTTACCCTTTCAGCATTATTTATCGTTGGAGCAGCAAGAAAGACTAAGCCATGAAATTTTATTAAATTTACCATACTTAAAGCCGTTCGTGCGCCAAAACATTCGCCTACGAGTATAATCTTGCCTGGGTTAATAAGATTCGTCAAGAAATTTATAATGTGCAGTAAATCTTGACTGAGCACCTTGTCAATACTTACATCTTCAAAAAGCCCTGTGCTTTCACCGAGTCCCCTATAGTCAAAGCGAAAAGAAAAGAATCCTGATTCGGCTAATTGGCGCGCCAATATTACCCACATTCGGTTTCGATGGGTTCTCGGTATTGACGCCCCGGTTAATAAAATAACAACTACTTTGTCACGTGATGAAGATGTATCAGGTATATGTAAAATACCAAATATATCATAATTCCTGGTTTGAATAAAAACTGGCTTTTCCGTACATTGAGATCCAGGATTTTTTGTTGAATAAATATGAGACACTTTATTATGCCTCCTAAGATTATATTATGACCTTATTTGCAGGACAAACAATAAGTTTTTTACACCATTGTAAAATAGTTTGTACAATCTTTTCTGAACGGAAAGGAGGATGCAATATGAAATTCCAGGCAAGTCTTCGTTCATGTATTAGTGTAATGTCACAACTTCCGCCGTTTTTTTGAATCTGGTTACCAAGATCTCGAAATGCCTTTGTAACTTTTATGGAAAGCCCTGATACTTGAATCAAAAGGGTTTTCCCTGAAAAATATTTTGCACTCTGCATCAAATTAAAAGATGCCGTTTCAACAAATATTTCTTTGTAAAGAGGATAACCAAGAACAGTTACCATTCCGTGAGTCATTAAATGTTGAATCATTTGCTCCGTAGAAATTATTTTTTCTTGTCTTACTACAGCAGAAAACTTGGCCGTACGGAAAAGATCGAGAAAACAACTTTTGGGTTCTATTATCGGTTCACAAAGCACCACAAACTCGATTCGCTTTTCAACCTCGGCCGCCATAAGGGCCACCGTACCCCCAAGTCTTATTCCCAAAAGACCTATCGAATCTAAATCTTCCTGTTCTGTAAAGACCTTTATGGCCATTGCGGTATCTGAAATCTGAGAGGAAAGCGTTGTGTCTTTAAAATCTCCTTCACTATCACCACATCCCCGGTAATGAAAACGAAACACCGAAAAACCATTTTGGGCCAGACTCCTGGCTATATCGATTTCCAGTCTCTGAGTAATCAAAGGTTCTACCAGATAGGGCTGGCACATTACAATTCCAATCTTTCTTTGACCATCAGATATATTTAAAGGTCGATGAAGAATTCCAAAAAGTCTCTTTCCTTCATGCTGGAAGAAAAAGGCCTTTTCATGTAGATTGTGCTCTTGATCAATCCGGCTTGCAAAACGGTCTATTTTTGACCAATCATTTTCTGATAATGTATTCAACATCTTATTCTCAAGTCAGTAACCACCCGCATAGCGGGTGGTTTAGCTCAGGAATTAGTTCGTATTTATAATAATCTGATTTGAAATACTCCTTTAAAACCATACTACATACAATTGATTTGACGCAATCCTTCATTTCTCTCTTAGTACATTATTAGCCTCAATTTTTTTATGAGGTGCCCAAATTCTCCGTGTAAATTTCAATAAAGTACTCCGAAGAATTAAATTTACCCAACTATGAAGTAGCGCTAAATAACGACGATACCTAGGTGGGGGTGGCATGAAATCAAATTCCAGATCATACCCATATGTCATCAGCGTGTTCCACATATACAATTCTAACGCTTTCCGCTGATCCTGTTTTAAAGTCTTCTTATATCCACCAACTGAATCAGAAAAAATTGGCTTTGCCACATTACCGTGATGCTTTATATTAGAGGCCGTTTGTGCATCTGAACTAGCATAATATTGCAACATCGATTCTTCATAATTTATTTTTAAATAATTACAAATTGTTAAGAGAGTCTTTTTTGGATCAGAGACTAAATCTTCATATCGAACGGTCATAACCCTATCAGGTCCAAAATACCTTTCTGCAAGCATTCCATTTAATACACACTCATTCCATTCCAGAGAGATATCAGCAAGATTCGTTCCTCCCAATTTCGCCCTTAGCGCTGAAACTGCCACATCACGCCCATCACGTACTATATTTATGAACTTAGATATAGGGAATAGTTTTCCAAGGAATATGATAGAATTCACATAGAGCGGAGTTTTGTCGCCCCATATCTCAACGGTGCTTTTCGTGTTAAAATAGGCATTAATATTCATAACTATATCTTGAAATGTCCGTTTCTTTAATCTTTTTATTATCACTTCAGCAGATGGTAATTTTTCCCATCCATGCACTCTTCGCTTTAAATATTTGTTTATTTCATGTAACAATGTAAATAAATTGCTATCTATTGAAAGATCACCGAATGCATTCAATTGTGCACCAAAGATTGGTATATATCCTGTTTCTCCCCCTATGTATATCTTAGAATGTGCGTTTAAAATAAGACGTAAAAGCGACGTACCTGAGCGATAGCACCCCACAACAAAAAGAGGTGCATTACAATCAAGTGCATTTACCCTATTATCAGATTCCATGGTTTCCATATTCGACCAAATTTATCCATTTAAATAGTCTAGACTTGGCTATTCTTTCATTGCACCCACCTCATTGATGAGACGTTAATCTTTTTCATACATATCACTTAGCAACTCTTTTACGAAAGAACCAAGATCTACGTACCAATTTCTTTGGAGCACCCCGAAGCAATAACTTTACACAACTATGAAATAGCGATAAATAGCGATAATGTTTAGGTGGAGGCGGCAGGAAGTCAAACTCTAAATCGTACCCATATGTCTTCAGCGTGTTCCACATATACAACTCTAATGTTTTACGCTGATCTTGTTTTAAAACTTTCTTATATCCACCAACTGAATCTGATGAAATTGGTTTTATAACATTACTATGATGTTTTACCTTGGAAAGTGCTTGTGCATCTGAAGTTGCATAATATTGGGTCATTGATTCTTCGTAATTAATGTTTAAAAAATCACAAATCATTAGTAAAACTGTTTTTGGATCAGAGGCTAAATCTTCGTATCGAATGGTTTTAACCCTTTTGGGTCCGAAATACTTCTCTGCAAGCATCCCATTTAATATACACTCATTCCATTCCAGAGAGATATCAGTAAGATTCGTTCCACCCAATTTCGCCCTCAACGTTGAAACAGCTACGTCACGCCCGTCACGTACCATATTTATGAATTTAGACCTAGGGAATAGCTTTCCAATGAACAGTATGGAATTCACATAGAGCGGGGTTTTATCGCCCCATATTTCAATGGTACTTTTCGTATTAAAATATGTATTAACATGCATAACTATGTCTTGAAATGTCCGTTTCTTTAACCTTTTTACTACTTCTTCGATGACCGGTAGTCTTTTCCACCCATATACAATTCGTTCTAACTGTTTATTTATATCCTGTATCAAAGTAAATAAATTGTTATCTTCTGAAAGATCACCATACTTATGTAAGTTTGCACCAATGATTGGTATATATCTCGTTTCTTCCGGAATACATATTTTAGAGTGTGTGTTTAAAATGAGGCGCATAAGCGTAGTACCAGAGCGAGAGCACCCGACAATAAACAGGGGCGCATCCCTGTCAAGCGTATTTATCATAGCACTGTATCTTTCATGTTCGAATAAACCTATCCAAGTAAATGGTCCAGACTTGACCATTCGTTCGTTACGATTCTTTTAAAGTAAAAACTGTCTTGCTTCACATGATTGTATCCGCGAATATTCAGTAAACAGGATTGAAATCCTGTTTTTTTAAAATGGTCGATCAATCCATACGCACAATCGTTATGACCACCAAAAGGAAATGCAAAATGGACACAGGGTTTCCCAATCTGGTTTTCAATAATCGATTTACTCCGGTCTATTTCTTGCTTCGCTTCTTCAAGAGGCAATCTTGACAAAGAGCGATGAGTGACACCGTGAGCGCCGATTTCCATACCGCACACACTCATTCGCTTTGCCTGTTCCCAAGAAATACCACAATCTTGTCTGATATCTGTTAATTTATTTGTTGAATGCTTTCTCAAAAACCCTGTGACTTCCTGTATTTTATCAACGGTTATTGATTTCATACTATCAATGACACGTACGGCAAAAGATAATCTCGGTTCATGCATTCTTTGTTCAAGTAATTTATTCTCTATTTCAATGCTATGAGTATCGGTACAGTCCCTCATCACTAGGGTGAAAACTTCCCAATCCCACACAGGTTCATTCTTGCCAACATAATCTGTAGTCAGAAAAAATGTGGCGGGCAATCCCCTTTCTCTTAAAATGGGAAACGCCACCTCATAATTATCCCAATATCCATCATCAAATGTTAGTACAACTTGAACCTTTGCTTTTGCCTGTCCTGTGTGACATTGGTTTATTGCATCGGTTAATGAAATTATCGGATACCTTTTCCTTAATATATCGATCTGTCTAATAAACGTTTTTTCGGTTATCACGGTATTCCTAGAATTAAATCGTACTTCTGGCAGCACACGATGATATAACAAAATTAAAAGTTTGTTTTTTTGATCAGTAAGTTTATTTTTCCAGTGGTTTACTCTATAAATAAGATTTTTTGCTGTAGTTTTTATCAAAATACTTTCCACGATAAAAAATTTTTTACAGAATTAGTTTAACGATTATCCCTCAGTAGTACCATAACTTACCCTTTTCCTAATCAGATTTAACATAATATAATCTTCTTCATCTAAACCTAACAATCTGAATACAACAAAATAGAGACAAAGGCATCCTAATGTTATACCAGCGATGAAAGGGATACCACAATGAGGAAAGATAAAATGCTTTGCGGATATTACTGAACCGATCAAAACTAAACCCGATAAGAAGTGTTTGACATACGAGGCATTGTATGGATGTATTTTCAGAATCGTATATACTTCAAATATCCTGATCAAGTTTATTAATGTAACAGATATGGTAGTTGCTATAGCTGCGCCGACAATGCCGTATTTTGGGATTAAAAATAGATTCAGAATTATATTGAGCACAAATGTGCCTAATTCATTATATAGATTTACCAGGGGTTTCCCAATCATAGTGATTATTAAGCCACACGGGCCTGTCAATACATCGATAATACGAGCAAAACTCAAAATTATCAAGCAGTTTATGCCGGCCAAATATCCCTCTCCAAAAATATTCAGGGCATAATCAGGTAGCAAGATTAACAATAAGTAATATGGAAAAGTCAAAACAAACGCCCACTTGGTCACTACTGCATAATACCTCTTTAAAGAATCAAGATCTTTTTTATAATAAGAAGATGAAATAATTGGAGCAAATATA from Candidatus Brocadia sp. includes these protein-coding regions:
- a CDS encoding sulfotransferase — protein: MINTLDRDAPLFIVGCSRSGTTLMRLILNTHSKICIPEETRYIPIIGANLHKYGDLSEDNNLFTLIQDINKQLERIVYGWKRLPVIEEVVKRLKKRTFQDIVMHVNTYFNTKSTIEIWGDKTPLYVNSILFIGKLFPRSKFINMVRDGRDVAVSTLRAKLGGTNLTDISLEWNECILNGMLAEKYFGPKRVKTIRYEDLASDPKTVLLMICDFLNINYEESMTQYYATSDAQALSKVKHHSNVIKPISSDSVGGYKKVLKQDQRKTLELYMWNTLKTYGYDLEFDFLPPPPKHYRYLSLFHSCVKLLLRGAPKKLVRRSWFFRKRVAK
- a CDS encoding polysaccharide deacetylase family protein, which gives rise to MIKTTAKNLIYRVNHWKNKLTDQKNKLLILLYHRVLPEVRFNSRNTVITEKTFIRQIDILRKRYPIISLTDAINQCHTGQAKAKVQVVLTFDDGYWDNYEVAFPILRERGLPATFFLTTDYVGKNEPVWDWEVFTLVMRDCTDTHSIEIENKLLEQRMHEPRLSFAVRVIDSMKSITVDKIQEVTGFLRKHSTNKLTDIRQDCGISWEQAKRMSVCGMEIGAHGVTHRSLSRLPLEEAKQEIDRSKSIIENQIGKPCVHFAFPFGGHNDCAYGLIDHFKKTGFQSCLLNIRGYNHVKQDSFYFKRIVTNEWSSLDHLLG